The nucleotide window CCGCGACCAGCTCGTTGTCCACCTCGCCCACGAACAGGCCGCCCCGGCCCTCGACCAGCAGCTCGACCGCCCGGGCGCCCATGCGGGAGGCCAGCATCGCGTCGGCGGCGGTGGGCGCCCCGCCCCGCTGGATGTGCCCCAGCACGGTGACGCGCGTGTCGTAGCCGGTCCGCTCGCGGATCTCCCGGCCCACGTCGAATCCGGACCCCACGCCCTCAGCCACGATGATCAGCGAGTGGCGCTTGCCGCGCTCCACGCCCCGCTTCAGGCGGGCGACGACCTCCTCGATGGGCAGCGGCCGCTCGGGGAGCAGGATCGACTCCGCACCGCCCGCCAGGCCGGCCGCCAGGGCAATCCAGCCGGAGTGGCGGCCCATGACCTCCAGCACGAAGGTGCGATCGTGGGAGGTGGCCGTGTCGCGGATCTTGCGGATGGCTTCGAGACAGGTGTTCACCGCCGTATCGAAGCCGATGGTGCGGTCGGTGCCGTAGATGTCGTTGTCGATCGTGCCGGGCACGCCGATGGCCGGCAGCCCGAGCTCGGTCAGGCGGATCGCCCCGCGGAACGAGCCGTCGCCGCCGATTACCACCATGCCGTCGATCCCGGCGGCCCGGGCCTTCTCCACGGCCTCGCGCTGCCCCTCCGGCGTCATGAACCGGTCGCTGCGCGCGGTCTGCAGAACCGTTCCACCGCGATGGATGATGTCGCCGACGGAACTGATGTCCAGGTCAATGAAGTCGCCGGCGATGAGTCCGGCGTAACCATGGCGAACGCCAACCACCTGCACCCCCAGCGAAACGCCCCGCCGCACAACCGCGCGGACGGCGGCGTTCATGCCGGGAGCATCGCCCCCACTGGTCAGAACACCAACCCTGCGAATTCCGGGCAATCTCCTCACCATCCCTGATACGTCTGGCAATCTTGCATCCGCACTACGACTGAGAGTCCCGCACGCGCCCTGCCCGCGGCTGCAGGCTTCCATGCGGGTCAGCGTTCGGCTGAAACCCTCTGCGCCCGGCAACGGTGGCGTTAGTATTCCCTGAGGGTACCGCGCCCGGCCTGCCAGGACGCTGGGTCGATGCGTACTTGCAGGTATTCGGTACGTTGGTGCGGAATTTCCTTCTTGTGTCGGCAACTTTGTTAGGTCTGTCTACAAAAGTCGGTGAGGGCTGTGGCAAGAGGCGGCGCCGGGTGCATCAGCCCCAGCGCCGCCAGCCACGCTACCGGCAAGAGAGGTGTTACCTTATGTCTGACCTGTTGCGACGCATGGAAGAAGCCCGGGCAGCCATCGCCGCGCGGGGCGGCGTGAGCCCGAAGGTCGGGCTCATCCTCGGCTCCGGGCTGGGCGACCTGGCCGACCAGATCGAGGGCGCCGTGCGCATCCCCTACGGTGAGATTCCCCACTTCCCGGTCTCCACCGTGCCGGGACACGCGGGGCAGCTGGTCATCGGCCACCTGGAGGGGCAGCCGGTGGTGGCCATGCAGGGGCGCGTCCACTTCTACGAGGGGTACACGATGGAGCAGGTCACCTTCCCCGTGCGCGTGATGCGCGCCCTGGGCGTGGAGACGCTGATCGTCACCTGCGCTGCCGGCGGCCTCAACCCCGCCTTCTCGGCCGGCGACCTCATGCTGATCGTCGACCACATCAACATGATGGGGCAGGACCCGTTGCGGGGTCCCAACGCGGATGAACTCGGCCCCCGCTTCCCCGCGATGGTGGACGCCTACACCCCGGAGCTCCGCAAGCTGGCGCTTGCGGTGGCGGACGAGCTCGGCGTTGCGCTCCGCCAGGGCGTCTACTCGCCCATCTCCGGCCCGTCGTTCAACACCAGCGCCGAGCTGCGCATGCTGCAGCGGCTGGGCAGCGACGCGGTGGGCATGTCCACCGTTCCCGAGGTCGTGGTGGCCCGGCACATGGGCCTGCGCGTGCTGGGGGTGGCCTGCATCACCGACATGGCGCTGCCGGACGAGCCCATCCACCTCACCCACGAGCAGGTGATGGAGGTCGCCCTGCGCACCAAGCCGCGGTTCCAGAGCCTGATCCGGGGCGTCCTGCGCCGGATGGCGGCCATCTAGCTCGGATCGGCCAGCAGGTGCATGACCCAGGCGCTGTTGCGGATGACGTGCTGCGCCTCCTCGTACTCCGCCTCCAGCTGGCGCAGCTGCGCGTGGACCTCCCCCAGCCAGCGGAGCAGTTCGGCGTAGTGGACCGAATCCGTGGCGGTTGACGTGAGCCGCTGCGACAGGTCGGCCGCCCGTGCCCGGGCGCTGGCCAGCCGCGGCTCCAGTTCCTTCACCTTGGCGATCGCCCGGATGCGCTGGTTGATGAGATCGGTCGGGGTGCCGATGCCCTGCTGGATCGGCGCCCCATCTCTCTGTGTACCCTCAACGGCCCGCGGCGCCGCCTGGGCCTGCGCCTGCAGGTGGGCCGCCTCGTTGTCCCGCAGTGCCCGCCGCGCCCGCTCCGCCACACTCTCGAGCGTCTCGTGAGCCTGGCTCATCTCGATCGCCTCCCCTTCCCTCTCGTTCCCTGTGTTGCTATTATATGGTTTGTTCCATCTTCTGACAAGGGGGCGAATCGCCTGGACTCCCTCCCGCTCCCACAGCCGTTCACCGACCGGATGCGCCGGCTGCTGGGCGACGAGTATGAAGCCTTCGCCGCCACCTACGGCGAGCCGCGCACCCACGGGCTGCGGGTCAACCGGCTGAAGACCGACCCCGCGGCCCTCGCGGCGCGCCTCGGCATGCCGGTCGACCCCGTGCCCTGGACCGCCGACGGCCTCTACTTCCCCGCCAGCCTGCGGCCGGGACGCCACCCCCTCCACGCCGCGGGGCTCTACTACATGCAGGAGCCCAGCGCCATGGCGGTCGCACCGCTGTTGGCGCCGCGGCCGGGCGAGCGGGTGCTCGACCTCGCCGCCGCGCCGGGCGGCAAGACCACCCACCTGGCGGCGCTCATGGAGAACAGGGGCCTGCTGGTGGCCAACGAGGTCCACCCCGCCCGGGCTCGGTCGCTGCTGGAGAACGTGGAGCGCATGGGCATCACGTGCGCGGTGGTGCTGAACGAGCGGCCCGACCGGCTCGCCCGCAGCCTGCCCGGCTTCTTCGACCGCATCCTGGTCGACGCGCCCTGCTCGGGCGAGGGCATGTTCCGCAAGCTGCCCGAGGCCCGCGAATCGTGGCGGCCCGACCTGCCGTCATCCTGCGCCCGGGTGCAGGGACAGATCCTCGACGATGCGGTGGCCATGCTCCGCCCCGGCGGCCTCCTCGTCTACTCGACGTGCACCTTCGCCCCGGAGGAGAACGAGGAGGTGCTGCTGCAGCTGCTCACCCGCCACCCGGAGCTGCGGCTCCTCGACCTGCCCGCGGTTCCCGGGATCGCGCCCGCACGGCCCGACTGGACGTCCGACCCGGACCGCGCCGCCGCCCTGGGGGTCCACCGGGCCGGGCGGCTCTGGCCGCACCGGCTGCGGGGCGAGGGGCACTTCGTCGCGCTGCTGCAGAAGTTGGATGAGGCCGGGTCTCCAGGCGAGGCCGGCCCGTGGGGAACACCCGAGTCCGCGGGCCGGGCTCCGGCCGAGTCGGCGGGACGGACCCCGGCGGAGTCGGCAGGCCGGACCCCGACCGGAAAGGGGCGGATCCGAGCCGGTCGGGCAACGCAGGAGGCACAGGGCTGGGCGCCGGCCAGGCGGGAGGCCCTGGGCGCCTTCGCGGCGTTCTGCCGCGAGGCGCTCTCGCCCGAGGGCGCCGACGCACTGCAGTCGGGGGAGATCGCCCAGCACGGTGATTGGCTCTACCGGCCCCCCGAAGGCAGCGAGGCGCTCGCCGGGCTCCACGTCCTCCGGGCCGGCTTGCAGCTGGGCCTCGCCCGCAAGGGCCGCTTCGAGCCGGCGCACGCCCTGGCGCTGGCGCTCCGGCCGGAACTGGTCCGCCAGACCTGCGACCTCGCCGCCGGCTCGCCCGCGGCCCTGGCCTACCTGCGGGGCGAGACCCTGCCGGCCAGCGATCAGAAGGGCTGGACCCTCGTCACCGTCGACGGGTTCCCGCTGGGCTGGGCGAGGGCGTCAGACGGCGTGCTGAAGAACCACTATCCCAAGGGGCTGCGCTGGCTCTCCTCCCCACCGCCGGCCGGGGACGGGGAGGACTGATCCCCTGCCGTTGCGGCAGGGCTGTCGGCCACGGTGGCGCGTTCTACCCCAGAGCCACGCCGGTTGTGCGGCGTGGCTCATT belongs to Symbiobacterium terraclitae and includes:
- the pfkA gene encoding 6-phosphofructokinase, translated to MRRVGVLTSGGDAPGMNAAVRAVVRRGVSLGVQVVGVRHGYAGLIAGDFIDLDISSVGDIIHRGGTVLQTARSDRFMTPEGQREAVEKARAAGIDGMVVIGGDGSFRGAIRLTELGLPAIGVPGTIDNDIYGTDRTIGFDTAVNTCLEAIRKIRDTATSHDRTFVLEVMGRHSGWIALAAGLAGGAESILLPERPLPIEEVVARLKRGVERGKRHSLIIVAEGVGSGFDVGREIRERTGYDTRVTVLGHIQRGGAPTAADAMLASRMGARAVELLVEGRGGLFVGEVDNELVAAPLASVLDRRKEIPEELLDLAEVLAI
- a CDS encoding purine-nucleoside phosphorylase; this translates as MSDLLRRMEEARAAIAARGGVSPKVGLILGSGLGDLADQIEGAVRIPYGEIPHFPVSTVPGHAGQLVIGHLEGQPVVAMQGRVHFYEGYTMEQVTFPVRVMRALGVETLIVTCAAGGLNPAFSAGDLMLIVDHINMMGQDPLRGPNADELGPRFPAMVDAYTPELRKLALAVADELGVALRQGVYSPISGPSFNTSAELRMLQRLGSDAVGMSTVPEVVVARHMGLRVLGVACITDMALPDEPIHLTHEQVMEVALRTKPRFQSLIRGVLRRMAAI
- a CDS encoding RsmB/NOP family class I SAM-dependent RNA methyltransferase, whose translation is MSLAHLDRLPFPLVPCVAIIWFVPSSDKGANRLDSLPLPQPFTDRMRRLLGDEYEAFAATYGEPRTHGLRVNRLKTDPAALAARLGMPVDPVPWTADGLYFPASLRPGRHPLHAAGLYYMQEPSAMAVAPLLAPRPGERVLDLAAAPGGKTTHLAALMENRGLLVANEVHPARARSLLENVERMGITCAVVLNERPDRLARSLPGFFDRILVDAPCSGEGMFRKLPEARESWRPDLPSSCARVQGQILDDAVAMLRPGGLLVYSTCTFAPEENEEVLLQLLTRHPELRLLDLPAVPGIAPARPDWTSDPDRAAALGVHRAGRLWPHRLRGEGHFVALLQKLDEAGSPGEAGPWGTPESAGRAPAESAGRTPAESAGRTPTGKGRIRAGRATQEAQGWAPARREALGAFAAFCREALSPEGADALQSGEIAQHGDWLYRPPEGSEALAGLHVLRAGLQLGLARKGRFEPAHALALALRPELVRQTCDLAAGSPAALAYLRGETLPASDQKGWTLVTVDGFPLGWARASDGVLKNHYPKGLRWLSSPPPAGDGED